A genomic stretch from Sphingobacterium sp. ML3W includes:
- a CDS encoding histidine kinase → MSIVEKAIRYSTIYRVSSHVLFWLVVFIVPQYQTDMSIRDMLIQNSFYVSFYMMASYFVAYFIIPKFQKGENYLIVILYFTIGGYLLSATSRIMVVYMLEPLIRKPPYSQESILEIITDLRKLITDYFLQNFSLAWIFGFIKLSKDQYLIRQRTLQLEKEKAEAELNALKAQLNPHFLFNTLNNIYSLSLINSPITSSSIAGLAEILDHILYRCNSNFVPMSTEINLLENYIALEKIRYDKRLNVHFNHVIDQDVQIVPLILLSIIENAFKHGAGEDIGEPRIAIDLIVREGALHFKVENTYVDQKEQVYTEKIGMSNLRKQLALVYPKNHEFTTYISEGRFVTLLNIFNLTIDDNRFKNKSTMSFS, encoded by the coding sequence ATGTCAATTGTAGAAAAAGCTATTCGCTATAGTACTATTTATCGGGTTTCTAGCCACGTATTATTCTGGTTGGTAGTTTTCATCGTTCCTCAATATCAAACGGATATGAGTATCCGTGATATGCTGATCCAAAACTCATTTTACGTCTCTTTTTACATGATGGCTTCTTATTTTGTAGCTTATTTTATCATCCCCAAGTTTCAAAAAGGAGAAAATTATTTGATTGTTATTCTTTATTTTACAATAGGCGGTTATCTACTTAGTGCTACTTCACGGATCATGGTTGTCTATATGCTTGAACCCTTGATACGTAAGCCTCCATACAGCCAGGAGTCGATATTGGAAATTATTACCGATCTCAGAAAACTCATAACAGATTATTTCCTTCAAAACTTTTCATTGGCATGGATTTTCGGCTTTATCAAACTATCGAAAGACCAATATCTGATAAGACAACGTACATTACAGTTAGAAAAGGAAAAGGCAGAAGCTGAATTAAATGCTTTAAAAGCGCAATTAAATCCACATTTTCTATTTAATACCTTAAATAATATCTATAGTCTTTCGTTGATCAACTCGCCAATCACTTCTTCGTCAATCGCGGGATTGGCGGAAATCTTAGATCACATACTTTATCGCTGCAATAGCAATTTTGTTCCGATGTCTACAGAGATTAATCTGCTCGAGAATTACATTGCATTGGAAAAAATTAGATATGACAAGCGTCTAAACGTACATTTTAATCATGTTATCGACCAAGATGTACAAATCGTCCCGCTCATCCTATTATCAATCATAGAGAATGCATTCAAACATGGTGCGGGAGAAGATATAGGCGAACCGCGCATCGCTATTGATCTAATAGTGCGGGAAGGCGCTCTACATTTTAAAGTGGAGAATACATATGTTGATCAAAAAGAGCAGGTATACACTGAAAAAATAGGTATGAGCAATTTACGCAAACAATTAGCATTAGTTTATCCAAAAAATCATGAATTTACAACATATATTTCAGAAGGCAGATTTGTAACTTTACTCAACATATTCAATTTAACTATTGATGATAATCGATTCAAAAATAAAAGTACGATGTCTTTTAGTTGA
- a CDS encoding outer membrane beta-barrel protein encodes MKTIKAILIILLVSLFTDRGLGQEIQKVIVKGSVHSRQTQLPLDGASITLRAISGVQGLTTTMASANGEFKVSVEKGYYDIIISFVSFQALLLPRQQIDSNKDLGTVMLQAKTQLLEGAEVTGMMPGLSLELDKKVFYVGSDLSAKGGTANDVLNNVPSVNVDGKGNISIRGESGVRILVNGKPSVISANNGLEQLSASSIEKIEVINNPSAKYEAQGTAGIINIVLKKNMLTGLNGSVQTTWTSPTNHNGNINLSYKTDKVNLFGDVGFRYRDLTVRSELKRISLGEGKQRFLKQETSTDWGGRGHNFYIGGDYYIDSLNTLTASFYHSTLLVDNRIDNQYDYFSSGGKLDSTTQRFEQYNEPKKYNQLEVSYVKTFEKKDKNWTTSMRYDFWHDNENQYISQSSVFPMPVATDNLVTQNIESSNDIFIQSDYINTIGSRGKLEVGGRVDLRAIRSDYWATANGVLLEEYDNKLNYNERLIAAYFQWNNTMKRWSYQFGLRTELSLIEIADRKGDFNKDRRYIDIFPTIHLGYKIQDNSDLQLSYSRRIDRPEFPQLNPFGGLSDLRNLTIGNADLDPAYTNAIEFMLMQKLSQFTINPTIYYKYTNSFFQYFVQETAVDYFLRSPINMDYEKRYGLELNSLYSPLPNWRIALNFNYYGFNQQGEFSGERYFVKGNRWTAQLNSRLRLPTRLVIESVFTYTSNFKEVQSLNSPVYKFNIAISKDIFNEKMTVSMAFNNVFDSLVEKQTLNGSTYRLESKNYGVGRIVNATATYRFNRKKEQKDRLPT; translated from the coding sequence ATGAAGACAATAAAAGCGATATTAATTATTTTACTGGTAAGTCTTTTTACTGATCGCGGTCTAGGGCAGGAAATTCAGAAAGTCATTGTTAAAGGAAGTGTGCACAGTCGGCAAACACAATTACCATTGGATGGTGCCAGCATTACCTTACGAGCTATATCAGGAGTACAAGGGCTAACGACTACGATGGCCTCAGCAAATGGAGAATTTAAAGTTTCTGTTGAGAAAGGCTACTACGATATCATAATAAGTTTTGTTTCGTTCCAGGCATTATTGCTTCCTAGGCAACAAATAGATAGCAATAAGGACCTCGGTACAGTAATGTTGCAGGCTAAAACCCAATTGCTGGAAGGTGCTGAGGTTACCGGAATGATGCCAGGATTGTCACTCGAGCTGGATAAGAAGGTATTTTATGTAGGATCAGATCTGTCAGCTAAAGGAGGTACGGCCAATGATGTTTTAAACAATGTGCCCTCTGTCAACGTTGACGGTAAGGGAAATATTAGCATTCGTGGAGAATCGGGTGTCCGTATACTGGTCAATGGAAAGCCTTCGGTTATCTCCGCCAATAATGGATTAGAGCAGCTGTCGGCTAGCTCTATTGAGAAAATAGAGGTGATTAATAATCCGTCAGCGAAATATGAAGCCCAAGGAACTGCGGGAATAATCAATATTGTACTGAAAAAAAATATGTTAACCGGTCTAAACGGAAGTGTTCAGACCACTTGGACTAGTCCTACAAATCATAATGGAAATATTAATTTGAGTTATAAAACGGATAAGGTTAATCTTTTTGGCGATGTTGGCTTCCGTTACCGCGATTTAACTGTCAGAAGCGAATTGAAACGAATTTCGTTGGGCGAAGGTAAACAACGCTTTTTGAAGCAGGAAACCAGTACGGATTGGGGGGGCAGAGGTCATAATTTTTACATTGGGGGCGACTATTATATCGATAGTCTAAATACATTGACTGCTAGTTTTTATCATAGTACGCTACTCGTTGATAATAGAATAGACAACCAATATGATTATTTCAGTTCAGGGGGCAAGCTGGATAGTACTACCCAGCGCTTTGAGCAATATAACGAGCCTAAAAAATATAATCAGCTTGAGGTTAGTTATGTCAAGACATTTGAGAAAAAAGACAAAAACTGGACGACAAGCATGCGTTATGATTTTTGGCATGATAATGAAAATCAATACATTAGCCAGTCGTCTGTTTTTCCGATGCCAGTTGCGACAGACAATTTAGTCACTCAAAACATAGAAAGTAGCAATGATATCTTTATCCAGAGTGATTATATTAACACTATTGGTAGTAGGGGCAAACTCGAAGTAGGTGGTCGTGTCGATCTCCGTGCAATTAGAAGTGATTATTGGGCTACTGCCAATGGTGTATTGTTGGAAGAATATGATAACAAGCTTAATTATAATGAACGTCTTATTGCAGCCTATTTTCAATGGAACAATACTATGAAACGATGGAGTTATCAATTCGGTTTAAGGACAGAGCTATCATTGATTGAAATAGCAGATCGAAAAGGGGACTTTAACAAGGATAGGCGTTATATTGATATTTTTCCAACTATCCATTTGGGCTATAAAATCCAGGATAATTCCGATTTGCAACTTAGCTATAGCAGAAGGATTGACCGTCCGGAATTTCCACAATTGAATCCCTTTGGTGGTCTTTCTGACCTACGTAATCTTACTATTGGTAATGCGGATCTCGATCCAGCTTATACAAATGCAATAGAATTTATGCTAATGCAGAAGCTTTCACAATTTACGATCAACCCTACAATTTATTACAAATATACGAATAGCTTTTTTCAATATTTCGTGCAGGAGACTGCTGTGGACTATTTTCTTCGTTCACCTATTAATATGGATTATGAGAAGCGTTACGGATTAGAATTGAATAGTTTATATAGTCCGTTGCCAAATTGGCGAATAGCTCTAAATTTTAACTATTATGGTTTTAATCAACAAGGCGAATTTAGCGGTGAACGCTATTTTGTGAAAGGCAATCGATGGACTGCTCAGTTAAATTCCAGGCTCAGATTGCCCACAAGACTAGTGATAGAATCTGTATTTACTTATACTAGCAATTTTAAGGAAGTACAGTCCCTTAACAGCCCTGTATACAAATTTAACATCGCTATCAGCAAAGATATTTTTAACGAAAAAATGACTGTGAGCATGGCTTTCAATAATGTATTTGACTCCCTTGTTGAAAAGCAG
- a CDS encoding AraC family transcriptional regulator: MEYQARYITEDIKLSSYEDKFFKSDIMFDQHMLVWFLSGETKIVQADASYIFGKGDIFLIPRNQLATIINYPKNDEPHKTVVMHLSREILKNYYAAKNIKHQPQKSSRIFCFNNHPLLESCLASLIPYFEMKDIPADIASIKITEAISILRTLDKEIDLVLANFEEPGKIDLANYMEKNFMFNLPLEKFGYLTGRSLTTFKRDFKKAFTMTPQRWLTQKRLELAYYQLTEKKKKPQEVCYEVGFENLSHFSFAFKKQFGIAPSLLVSPSVTS; the protein is encoded by the coding sequence ATGGAATACCAAGCCCGCTATATCACCGAAGACATAAAGCTCTCCAGTTATGAAGACAAATTTTTCAAGTCGGACATAATGTTTGACCAACATATGCTGGTATGGTTTCTTTCAGGTGAAACCAAGATTGTGCAAGCTGACGCCTCCTATATCTTTGGAAAAGGTGATATATTTCTGATTCCCAGAAATCAATTGGCCACTATTATCAACTATCCTAAGAATGATGAACCGCATAAAACGGTAGTCATGCATTTATCACGGGAGATATTAAAAAATTATTATGCAGCCAAAAATATAAAACACCAACCGCAAAAATCATCGAGAATCTTTTGCTTCAATAATCATCCGTTACTGGAAAGCTGTCTTGCGTCACTCATCCCTTATTTTGAGATGAAGGATATACCTGCAGATATTGCATCTATTAAAATTACAGAAGCCATAAGCATTCTTAGAACCCTAGACAAGGAGATCGATCTTGTTCTAGCTAATTTTGAGGAGCCAGGAAAAATTGACCTTGCCAATTATATGGAAAAGAATTTTATGTTCAATCTTCCACTTGAAAAGTTTGGTTATCTGACAGGCAGAAGTCTAACAACATTTAAACGTGATTTCAAAAAGGCTTTCACCATGACTCCACAACGATGGTTAACACAGAAGCGTTTGGAACTAGCCTATTATCAGTTGACCGAAAAGAAAAAGAAGCCCCAGGAAGTTTGTTATGAGGTAGGATTTGAAAACCTATCTCATTTTTCCTTTGCCTTTAAAAAGCAGTTTGGAATTGCTCCAAGTCTATTAGTATCCCCCTCTGTTACTTCGTAG
- a CDS encoding SDR family oxidoreductase gives MKKVAIKKNRPLQKQKRPGLEINMTPVPDTSPLKYPKEGKLKNKVALITGGDSGIGKAVALLFAKEGADIVVAYLSETKDAKQTQKDVESFSRKCTLIKGDLGKENHCKKVIKITIKTHKKVDIIVNNAGLHWETESIEKITTEQLLKTFQNNFFSYFWITKYAIPYLKKGASIINTSSVTAYRGSPKLIDYSATKGAIISFTRSLSANLIAKGIRVNAVAPGPIWTPLIASSFDPKKNSEFGSDSPMRRAGMPNEIAPSFLFLASKDSHFMSGQVLHPNGGEIVNG, from the coding sequence ATGAAAAAAGTAGCAATTAAAAAAAATCGACCTTTGCAAAAGCAAAAGCGACCGGGATTAGAAATAAATATGACACCAGTTCCTGATACTTCTCCATTAAAGTATCCTAAAGAAGGAAAATTAAAAAATAAGGTAGCGTTAATTACCGGAGGAGATAGCGGCATAGGGAAAGCTGTAGCTTTGTTATTTGCGAAGGAGGGAGCTGATATCGTTGTAGCCTATCTTAGTGAAACAAAAGATGCAAAACAAACTCAAAAAGATGTTGAATCCTTCTCTAGAAAATGCACACTGATTAAAGGTGATTTGGGAAAAGAAAATCACTGTAAAAAAGTAATTAAAATTACGATAAAAACTCATAAGAAAGTTGATATTATCGTTAATAATGCTGGCCTTCATTGGGAAACAGAATCCATTGAAAAAATTACGACCGAACAGCTATTAAAGACTTTTCAGAATAATTTCTTTTCCTATTTCTGGATTACGAAGTATGCCATACCCTATCTTAAGAAGGGGGCAAGTATAATTAACACATCCTCGGTGACTGCTTATCGAGGCAGTCCAAAGTTGATAGATTATTCTGCAACAAAAGGGGCAATAATTTCTTTCACTCGAAGTTTGTCAGCAAATCTTATAGCTAAAGGAATTAGGGTAAACGCTGTTGCCCCAGGTCCGATATGGACTCCATTAATAGCATCTTCATTTGACCCCAAAAAGAACTCCGAATTCGGAAGTGACTCTCCAATGAGAAGGGCAGGAATGCCAAATGAAATAGCACCAAGCTTTCTATTTCTAGCTAGCAAAGATTCACATTTTATGAGCGGTCAAGTTTTGCACCCTAATGGTGGAGAAATCGTAAACGGTTAG
- a CDS encoding response regulator, whose protein sequence is MKKKIVLIQDDKDILNVMDEILEDEGFDTVASLTTEPIDRIDDIDPDLVIVDDNIKGNKKGSKVIEELKNDPETEELSAVLTSTSNDLPRTAKECKADDFIEKPFDIDHMIEVVKKNA, encoded by the coding sequence ATGAAAAAGAAAATTGTACTTATTCAGGATGACAAAGACATTCTGAATGTAATGGATGAAATTTTGGAAGACGAGGGTTTCGATACTGTTGCGTCATTGACAACTGAGCCAATTGACAGGATTGACGATATTGATCCTGACCTTGTTATAGTTGATGACAATATCAAGGGAAATAAAAAAGGATCGAAAGTGATTGAAGAATTAAAAAATGATCCTGAAACCGAAGAATTATCTGCTGTATTAACCTCCACATCCAATGATCTTCCTAGAACTGCTAAGGAATGTAAAGCTGATGACTTTATTGAAAAGCCTTTTGATATTGATCATATGATCGAGGTTGTAAAAAAGAATGCCTAA
- a CDS encoding catalase → MKKEKNLKTAEIDQRLVDNSQQIMTTNDGVPISDNNNTLKAGERGPSLQQDHIYFDKLMHFDRERIPERVVHARGSGAHGIFEATADLSQYTTAAFLKKGTVTPLFTRFSTVAGFKGSTDLARDVRGFSVKFYTEEGNYDLVGNNIPVFFIQDAMNFPDLVHAVKPEPNSEMPQAASAHDTFWDFISLMPESAHMIMWTMSDRAIPRSLRMMEGFGVHTFKFVNAQGKGTFVKFHWKPRLGVHSVAWNEAQKISGFDADFHRRDLYEAIDKGDFPQWDLGVQLIPETDELKYSFDILDATKIIPEELVPVQIIGTMTLNRNPENFFAETEQAAFDPGRLVPGIDVSDDPLLQGRIFSYMDTQNYRLGGPNFHELPINRPVTGKHNNQKDGFARAEIPKGAVSYFPNSKAVGCPYHAMLNDGVGFESHKQPIDGSKVRARSDSFADHFTQAKLFFNSQSPEEQDHMVNALSFELSKVNDVNIRKRELAILNQIDQKLAENVGRNLGLTPPEELDPLTLKFARQNHPKYPLKPVKPEVEKSAALSMKVREGEGTIKTRKVAFLVDNGASKSSIDKMKTALEREGAQAVLIASHVGKIRFKEGTEEDIQHSYLTEASVCYDAFFTPAGESVKTLAQNADYLHFINEGYRHCKILAFAQGAEELAERSFIKKDKGVIFESKDNLTTDFIAIMRGHRVWEREKSRKVPS, encoded by the coding sequence ATGAAAAAAGAAAAGAATCTAAAAACGGCTGAGATTGATCAGCGTTTAGTGGATAATTCTCAACAGATTATGACCACTAACGATGGTGTGCCTATTTCTGACAACAACAATACCTTAAAGGCCGGGGAGAGGGGACCATCATTGCAGCAGGATCATATTTATTTTGACAAGCTGATGCATTTTGACCGCGAACGTATACCAGAACGTGTCGTTCATGCGCGTGGATCAGGAGCCCATGGTATTTTCGAAGCCACTGCTGACCTATCCCAATATACAACCGCCGCATTTTTAAAAAAAGGAACAGTAACACCTCTTTTTACAAGATTTTCGACTGTAGCGGGTTTCAAAGGTTCTACCGACCTTGCTAGAGATGTACGAGGTTTCTCTGTTAAATTCTATACCGAAGAAGGTAATTACGATCTCGTGGGGAATAATATTCCAGTTTTTTTTATTCAGGATGCGATGAACTTTCCAGATCTCGTCCACGCTGTAAAGCCAGAACCGAACAGCGAAATGCCACAGGCAGCATCCGCACATGACACCTTTTGGGATTTTATCTCGCTGATGCCCGAATCTGCGCACATGATTATGTGGACTATGTCAGATCGTGCGATACCCAGAAGTTTAAGGATGATGGAAGGTTTTGGCGTACATACATTTAAATTTGTGAATGCCCAAGGAAAAGGCACATTCGTTAAATTTCATTGGAAACCAAGATTAGGTGTACATTCAGTCGCATGGAACGAAGCCCAAAAGATTTCAGGATTTGATGCCGATTTTCATCGAAGGGATCTCTATGAAGCTATTGACAAAGGAGATTTTCCGCAATGGGATCTCGGAGTTCAATTGATTCCTGAAACAGATGAATTGAAATACTCGTTTGACATTCTTGATGCGACCAAGATTATTCCTGAGGAGCTTGTGCCAGTTCAGATTATAGGAACGATGACACTAAATCGCAACCCAGAGAATTTTTTTGCAGAGACCGAACAAGCCGCTTTCGACCCGGGCAGGTTGGTGCCAGGTATAGATGTTTCGGATGATCCGCTTTTACAAGGACGGATATTTTCATACATGGATACCCAAAATTATCGATTAGGTGGGCCAAATTTCCATGAACTTCCTATCAATCGTCCAGTGACTGGTAAACATAATAACCAAAAAGATGGTTTTGCCCGGGCTGAAATCCCTAAAGGTGCTGTGAGTTATTTCCCTAACAGTAAGGCTGTGGGGTGCCCTTATCACGCAATGCTTAATGATGGGGTAGGATTTGAATCCCACAAGCAACCTATTGATGGTTCAAAAGTTAGGGCTCGCTCAGATTCCTTTGCCGATCACTTTACACAAGCAAAACTATTTTTTAATTCACAGAGTCCAGAAGAACAGGACCACATGGTCAATGCCCTGAGTTTTGAGCTTTCGAAAGTGAACGATGTCAATATACGAAAGCGAGAACTGGCTATTTTGAATCAGATAGACCAAAAATTAGCAGAAAATGTTGGTAGAAATCTCGGGCTGACCCCGCCAGAAGAACTTGATCCATTAACCCTCAAATTTGCACGGCAAAACCATCCCAAATATCCTCTAAAACCCGTCAAACCAGAAGTTGAAAAGTCTGCTGCTTTGAGCATGAAGGTAAGAGAAGGAGAGGGTACAATCAAGACCAGAAAGGTTGCTTTCCTTGTTGATAATGGAGCTAGTAAATCCTCTATAGATAAAATGAAAACAGCACTTGAGAGGGAAGGGGCGCAAGCCGTGCTGATTGCATCTCATGTAGGAAAGATCCGGTTCAAGGAAGGAACAGAAGAAGATATCCAGCATTCATATCTTACTGAAGCGTCAGTTTGTTACGATGCATTCTTCACACCAGCAGGTGAATCGGTAAAAACTCTTGCACAAAATGCCGATTACCTCCATTTTATCAATGAAGGTTACCGACACTGTAAGATCTTGGCATTTGCACAAGGTGCTGAAGAGTTAGCTGAAAGATCATTTATTAAAAAAGACAAAGGTGTTATTTTCGAAAGCAAGGATAATCTAACAACGGATTTTATAGCGATTATGAGAGGCCATCGTGTATGGGAGAGAGAAAAATCAAGAAAAGTACCTTCCTAA
- a CDS encoding LytTR family DNA-binding domain-containing protein, producing MEIFEVAATSTNALKALEIIRHEAIDLMFLDIKMPQLNGIDFLKTLKHPPAVIITTAFREYAIEGYDLDVVDYLLKPITFERFFKAIDRYLRNRKIQSQNMMPEAKDQAITIRSGGKFHRLEIANILYIESNKDYITIHSSQRIVTTKYKITVIEQELKQFNFLRIHRSFLINTNKITAFTTNDIEIGKQMIPIGTNYKELVQQALKYLCLK from the coding sequence ATGGAGATATTCGAAGTGGCAGCAACTTCTACTAATGCTCTAAAGGCCCTGGAAATTATACGACATGAGGCAATTGACCTCATGTTTTTAGATATTAAGATGCCACAGTTAAATGGAATAGATTTTTTAAAAACACTGAAGCATCCCCCGGCTGTTATTATTACAACTGCTTTTAGAGAATATGCCATAGAGGGATATGATCTGGATGTTGTAGATTATCTATTAAAACCTATTACTTTTGAGCGTTTTTTTAAAGCAATAGACCGTTATCTTAGAAACCGAAAAATTCAGTCCCAAAACATGATGCCTGAGGCAAAAGACCAAGCGATCACAATCAGGTCAGGTGGAAAATTCCATAGGCTGGAGATTGCTAATATTCTTTATATTGAAAGCAACAAAGATTATATTACTATCCACAGTAGCCAACGAATTGTGACAACTAAATATAAAATCACCGTAATTGAACAAGAATTAAAGCAATTCAATTTTCTTCGTATTCACCGATCTTTCCTCATTAATACAAATAAAATCACAGCTTTTACCACGAATGATATCGAAATTGGAAAACAAATGATTCCGATTGGCACCAATTACAAAGAACTTGTTCAACAAGCATTAAAATATCTTTGTTTAAAATGA
- a CDS encoding SDR family NAD(P)-dependent oxidoreductase, with product MEKNNYQGAQQHPIVSGFNAKSTSNEVIENIDLTGKIAIVTGGNTGIGLETTKILSTAGATVIVPARDFKKAEKNLEGIANVEITAMDLMSPTSIDTFAENFIASGRPLHLLINNAGIMWVPLRRDERGIESQLATNYLALFQLTSRLWPSLKKANGARVVNISSHGHHFAPFDFDDPNFLHKEYETLQGYGQSKTAVNLFSMELDVRGQSSHVRTYAVHPGSIAGTELGREAPLELFQKMGFVDADGNMLPEIAASLKTVPQGAATTVWCATNSLLNHIGGIYCEDGDIAELSSDSGYQKGVNPYSLDESLAKKLWKLTEEMTGIRFNPEASF from the coding sequence ATGGAAAAAAATAATTATCAGGGAGCTCAACAACATCCTATAGTTTCAGGCTTCAATGCAAAATCAACATCGAATGAAGTAATCGAAAACATCGATCTTACTGGGAAAATAGCAATTGTCACTGGTGGAAATACCGGGATTGGACTGGAAACAACTAAAATTCTCTCAACAGCAGGAGCTACAGTAATCGTACCCGCACGAGATTTTAAAAAAGCAGAGAAGAATCTGGAAGGAATAGCCAACGTTGAAATTACCGCAATGGATTTAATGTCACCAACATCGATTGATACCTTCGCTGAAAATTTTATTGCTTCGGGAAGACCTTTACATTTACTGATCAATAATGCCGGTATTATGTGGGTACCTCTGCGTAGAGATGAGCGGGGTATAGAATCACAGCTTGCCACCAATTACTTGGCATTATTCCAGCTTACTTCCAGATTATGGCCTTCACTAAAGAAAGCCAATGGCGCACGAGTGGTTAATATTTCTTCTCACGGTCATCATTTTGCACCCTTTGATTTTGATGATCCTAACTTTTTGCATAAAGAATATGAAACATTGCAGGGATACGGACAATCCAAGACGGCTGTCAATCTTTTTTCAATGGAACTTGATGTACGAGGACAATCTTCTCATGTCAGAACTTATGCCGTTCACCCAGGCTCTATTGCTGGGACAGAGCTAGGCAGGGAAGCTCCATTGGAGCTGTTTCAAAAAATGGGATTTGTAGATGCTGATGGCAATATGTTACCCGAAATAGCAGCATCACTAAAGACTGTCCCACAAGGTGCTGCTACAACAGTATGGTGTGCAACGAACTCACTATTAAATCATATTGGTGGTATATATTGTGAAGATGGAGATATTGCTGAATTATCATCAGATAGTGGATATCAAAAAGGTGTAAACCCATACTCATTGGATGAAAGCCTTGCAAAAAAATTATGGAAACTTACTGAGGAAATGACAGGTATCAGATTTAATCCAGAAGCATCTTTTTGA